A DNA window from Streptococcus parapneumoniae contains the following coding sequences:
- a CDS encoding LPXTG cell wall anchor domain-containing protein, whose amino-acid sequence MNGYVISSNTVVTHTPQSEEPSPNQPTPPQPPIETIEPPVPASVLPNTGEQESLLGLIGAGILLGTDYGLKKKEEK is encoded by the coding sequence GTGAATGGCTATGTCATTAGCTCAAATACAGTTGTAACACATACACCTCAATCTGAAGAACCAAGCCCAAATCAACCCACACCACCTCAACCACCAATTGAGACTATTGAACCACCTGTTCCAGCAAGCGTTTTACCAAATACAGGGGAACAGGAATCCCTTTTGGGCTTGATTGGAGCTGGTATTCTACTTGGTACGGATTATGGACTGAAGAAAAAGGAGGAGAAGTAG
- a CDS encoding DUF5962 family protein: MTKTVEEIRYQLEEWLAQGFTSPEDRANYQALKEQYEDETLDDSFSKREITEQLELIITSRENDFPSLDEVTKAEYLDLVAQLDELDQEQANYYRKYLS, translated from the coding sequence ATGACCAAAACAGTAGAAGAAATACGTTATCAACTTGAAGAATGGTTGGCACAAGGATTTACAAGCCCAGAAGATAGAGCCAACTACCAAGCTTTAAAGGAACAGTATGAAGATGAAACTCTTGATGATAGCTTTTCAAAGCGTGAAATCACTGAACAGCTGGAACTCATCATCACAAGTCGTGAGAATGATTTTCCAAGCTTAGATGAGGTGACGAAGGCAGAATACCTTGATTTGGTTGCCCAACTAGATGAACTTGACCAGGAACAAGCTAACTATTACCGTAAGTACTTGTCTTAG
- a CDS encoding DUF5965 family protein: MSVIERLAEKVARQEEKVSRETEKLENYRDQLQTAMYSTFIKRQQSSQLSFYEALEQTFGKETPLQPNYRNEDTE, encoded by the coding sequence ATGAGTGTGATTGAACGTCTGGCTGAAAAAGTAGCTAGACAAGAAGAAAAGGTCTCACGTGAGACTGAGAAATTGGAAAACTATCGTGACCAACTACAAACAGCTATGTATAGTACCTTTATCAAACGGCAACAATCTAGTCAGTTGTCATTTTATGAAGCACTAGAGCAAACCTTTGGTAAAGAAACCCCACTACAACCCAATTATAGAAATGAGGATACAGAATGA
- the pezT gene encoding type II toxin-antitoxin system toxin PezT produces the protein MRLEEFSEVEFQKALQRTIRALTRGKTIPYQPKAILLGGQSGAGKTTTHRIKQKKFQGNIIIIDGYSYRSQHPNYLALQEKYGKDSVDYTKGFAGKMVEHLVDELSTQGYHLLIEGTLRTTQVPRQTAQLLTSKSYQVSLAVIGIKPDLSYLSTLIRYEELYAIDPNQARATPKEYHDGIVGHLVDNLRELEGEQLFDRIQIYQRDRTCIYDSESDKGTAAEALQNCLFGKWSKVEKEMLKVGKEQLRELIENGVNNESR, from the coding sequence ATGAGATTGGAAGAATTTAGTGAGGTTGAATTTCAGAAGGCTTTGCAGCGAACTATTCGGGCCCTAACTCGTGGCAAGACGATTCCGTATCAACCGAAAGCCATTTTACTTGGTGGGCAAAGCGGAGCAGGTAAGACGACTACTCATCGTATTAAGCAAAAGAAATTTCAAGGCAATATCATTATCATCGATGGTTACAGCTATCGTTCTCAGCATCCCAATTACTTAGCCTTGCAAGAAAAGTATGGTAAAGACAGCGTGGACTATACCAAGGGATTTGCAGGAAAAATGGTAGAGCATCTGGTTGACGAACTCAGCACTCAAGGCTACCATTTGTTAATTGAAGGGACTTTGCGTACCACTCAAGTTCCTCGTCAGACTGCTCAATTATTAACTTCTAAAAGTTACCAAGTTTCTTTAGCTGTAATTGGCATCAAACCAGATCTTTCTTATCTCAGCACCTTGATTCGTTATGAAGAACTTTATGCCATAGATCCCAATCAGGCTAGAGCAACCCCTAAAGAATATCATGATGGTATTGTAGGGCATTTGGTTGATAACCTACGAGAGTTAGAAGGTGAACAACTCTTTGACCGTATCCAAATTTACCAAAGAGATAGGACTTGTATCTACGATTCTGAATCGGACAAAGGTACCGCAGCAGAAGCTCTTCAAAACTGCCTCTTTGGGAAATGGAGTAAGGTTGAGAAGGAGATGCTGAAGGTGGGGAAAGAACAACTGAGGGAGTTGATTGAAAATGGGGTGAATAATGAAAGTAGATAG
- a CDS encoding DNA primase, with amino-acid sequence MTRIKAVKQKSILDVAVSLGYSFRRLSGQIYEHPEHDSFRIFADTNTFKWFSRDIQGDVIDFVQLVADVTFKEAVSYLETGNFEQAKVIEEFSKPFQYYLLEEPFRQARTYLNDVRGLIDKKINAFGIKGLLAQATHQSEPVLVFKSYDHNGSLQAARLQGIVKDEERHKRGYLKKIMKSSHGHVGISLDIGNPKRLIFCESVIDMMNYYQLHQKQLPDVRLVSMEGLKLSVIAYQILRLAAEEQGKLAFLDTVKPSRLSHYLQAIQETTTFFQTHSNVLTLAVDNDEAGREFCQKLSDKGFPISQDLPPLQGLKTKSDWNDIVKQQKEKSLSDFIQTAQAQVIKNHPPPKREHTLEL; translated from the coding sequence ATGACACGAATTAAAGCAGTTAAACAAAAGTCTATTTTAGATGTGGCGGTAAGTCTGGGTTATTCCTTCAGACGTTTATCAGGACAAATTTATGAACACCCAGAACATGATTCCTTTCGGATTTTTGCCGATACCAATACTTTCAAGTGGTTTTCAAGAGATATACAAGGAGATGTGATTGACTTTGTTCAGTTAGTGGCAGATGTTACTTTCAAAGAGGCTGTGTCTTATCTTGAAACTGGAAATTTTGAACAAGCTAAAGTGATAGAAGAGTTCTCTAAACCGTTTCAGTATTATTTGCTTGAAGAACCCTTTCGACAAGCACGGACCTACTTGAATGATGTCCGTGGTCTAATTGATAAGAAGATTAATGCCTTTGGTATAAAGGGATTACTTGCACAAGCTACTCATCAATCGGAGCCTGTATTGGTTTTTAAAAGTTATGACCATAATGGAAGCTTACAGGCAGCAAGACTTCAAGGCATTGTCAAAGATGAAGAAAGACACAAACGGGGTTATTTGAAGAAAATCATGAAAAGCTCTCATGGCCACGTAGGTATTAGTCTTGATATTGGCAATCCCAAGCGACTCATTTTTTGCGAATCGGTTATTGATATGATGAATTATTATCAGCTTCATCAAAAGCAATTACCGGATGTTCGCCTTGTTTCAATGGAGGGGTTAAAACTTTCCGTAATTGCTTATCAGATCTTGCGGCTAGCGGCAGAGGAACAAGGGAAATTGGCATTTCTAGATACAGTAAAACCTAGCAGACTTAGCCATTATCTTCAAGCAATCCAAGAGACGACAACCTTTTTCCAAACCCATTCAAACGTGTTAACATTGGCTGTTGATAACGATGAAGCAGGAAGAGAATTTTGTCAGAAACTGTCAGATAAAGGATTTCCTATTTCTCAGGATTTACCACCATTACAGGGACTTAAAACAAAGTCAGATTGGAATGATATTGTGAAACAACAGAAGGAAAAATCTTTAAGTGATTTTATCCAAACAGCTCAAGCACAAGTCATTAAGAATCATCCTCCACCTAAACGAGAGCACACTTTGGAATTGTGA
- a CDS encoding DUF5945 family protein has translation MSKTWNFDQPLDDVKSTSSHEERAKIAALFHKQDDKPIEEVDYVAAFEHKQKESESKDAQTPESKVKQTQPKKVNITSDYKQHLADTIEQNNKDISACQKQIEELHQLIDEKKIQNKKLQAISVAIDDL, from the coding sequence ATGAGTAAAACATGGAATTTTGATCAGCCACTAGATGATGTGAAATCAACATCGTCCCATGAAGAACGAGCAAAAATTGCAGCACTTTTCCATAAACAGGATGATAAACCAATTGAAGAAGTAGATTATGTAGCTGCTTTTGAACATAAACAAAAAGAGTCAGAATCTAAAGATGCCCAAACGCCTGAATCAAAAGTTAAACAAACTCAGCCGAAGAAAGTAAATATCACAAGTGACTATAAACAACACTTGGCAGATACCATTGAACAAAACAACAAGGATATTTCCGCCTGTCAGAAGCAAATTGAAGAACTTCATCAATTGATTGATGAAAAGAAAATCCAAAATAAAAAGTTGCAGGCTATTTCAGTAGCCATTGATGATTTATAA
- the pezA gene encoding type II toxin-antitoxin system antitoxin PezA encodes MIGDNIKSLRQIHDLTQPEFAKMVGISRNSLSRYENGSSTVSTELIDRICQKFNVSYVDIVGEDKMLTPVEDYHLTLKVEVIKERGAAILSKLYRYQDSQDIAFDDETNPWILMSDDLAELINTKIYLVDTFNEIERYNGYLDGIERMLDMVHYWMVT; translated from the coding sequence ATGATTGGAGACAATATCAAATCACTACGCCAAATACACGATTTAACACAGCCAGAATTTGCGAAAATGGTTGGGATTTCACGCAATAGCCTAAGTCGTTATGAAAATGGATCTAGTACAGTTTCAACAGAACTCATCGACCGTATTTGTCAAAAATTTAATGTTTCTTATGTCGATATTGTAGGGGAGGACAAGATGTTAACACCTGTTGAAGATTATCATCTGACTTTAAAAGTAGAAGTGATAAAAGAACGTGGAGCAGCCATTTTATCAAAGCTTTATAGATACCAGGATAGTCAAGATATTGCTTTTGATGATGAAACCAATCCTTGGATTTTGATGAGTGATGATTTGGCTGAATTGATCAATACGAAAATTTACCTTGTCGATACTTTCAATGAGATCGAGCGTTATAATGGCTATTTAGACGGTATCGAGCGGATGCTAGACATGGTACATTATTGGATGGTGACTTAA
- a CDS encoding AAA family ATPase — MKIKKILIYNFKNFRHKTVIDFSEDITFLVGPNGFGKTTIFDAIELGLTGNLSRINKVTGENIAYNKPFFQNELGYPVVIKLWLEKEQGNQLVIVRSLVNDSPNSKKVFAPLKSTSQFKLSRQDEVDDTNFTEIDNIRLSDLTQSSIDEFLGVKGKYEIEKIFNLFNYIQQEETTFFLKQTEQERSDSLSFLVKTDEIEEKIEKIDKIIRAINSKLDNLQVTQRTLIQRKLADVLYERLFTHHEFDFDKQAPFSSENLEQLTTFQATVQSIINFKRNFSVSEYKKRNERDHKKQEITNSQDVLYYSILFPIINGFENKWLWEKYILNNPILFEYTLLENYVQSFESITRENERREQLNQYLRNLSSDTNQMTAQSFGYVQGDSLASDFESLKQQFERYQDLRSQANQVDKNLNDLTQLRKNLGNRFNELRQHHHVVENKCPFCDSQFQSFEDLKKSYDNYNAYLTSISSQSSQQLQAIQLSIDSSIQQVKQKITAEINNLTTDIDERLLAKLQELHDKYERYSQNINGFKTFIQLYTAILPYPLGSLEFEVYNRQYQFNLQEFRSNLVVDDDIYRLVVDVNNQEITNRFEELKREFPELQLETYQLNQIPNQKISKSMLDTRLSELKQYINSQIDDRYAINENLIMDTENIFPMYFQNDVKLLESTSIEALEQKKLYLNKQHNLVQNQRFQDLSHQIDILEKTEVRLKELNMVYKEEVRQFKISIVKQLRIPFFIYSAKMLQNYQQGMGIFLTYRKTSEDDATKKMIIRFKSDSSNDHDAMNQLSTGQLAVVSLAFTLSLNTMFKLSDNLNFLMIDDPIQDMDAMNVLSFIEILRHGIIEKYQIILSTYCDQNALFMGYKFANSNPQPDIQYKNVRELQGQ; from the coding sequence GTGAAGATTAAAAAGATTTTAATTTATAATTTCAAGAATTTTAGGCATAAAACAGTTATTGACTTTAGTGAAGATATCACGTTTTTAGTAGGACCAAATGGATTTGGAAAAACAACAATTTTTGATGCAATTGAGCTGGGACTGACAGGTAACCTTTCCCGTATTAATAAAGTAACTGGTGAAAATATTGCATATAATAAACCTTTCTTTCAAAATGAACTAGGTTATCCAGTAGTTATAAAGTTATGGTTAGAGAAAGAGCAAGGTAATCAACTTGTAATTGTAAGAAGCTTAGTGAATGATTCTCCTAACAGTAAAAAAGTTTTTGCCCCTCTTAAGTCAACAAGTCAGTTTAAACTATCAAGACAAGACGAGGTGGATGATACTAATTTTACTGAAATAGATAATATTAGACTATCTGATCTTACCCAAAGTTCGATTGATGAATTTTTGGGTGTTAAAGGAAAATATGAGATAGAAAAGATTTTTAATTTATTTAATTATATTCAACAAGAGGAGACGACATTTTTTCTAAAACAAACTGAACAAGAGAGGAGTGATAGTCTATCATTTTTGGTAAAAACTGATGAAATTGAAGAAAAAATAGAGAAAATTGATAAAATAATTCGAGCAATTAATAGTAAATTAGATAATCTGCAAGTAACACAGAGAACATTAATTCAGCGTAAGCTAGCGGATGTTCTGTATGAGAGGCTATTTACTCATCATGAATTTGACTTTGACAAACAAGCTCCATTTTCAAGTGAGAATCTTGAACAATTGACAACTTTTCAAGCTACTGTTCAGAGCATTATTAATTTTAAGCGGAATTTTTCAGTTTCAGAATATAAAAAGCGTAATGAACGTGACCATAAAAAACAAGAAATAACTAATAGTCAGGATGTTTTATATTACTCAATTTTGTTTCCAATTATTAATGGATTTGAGAATAAATGGCTGTGGGAGAAGTATATATTAAATAATCCGATATTATTTGAATATACGCTTCTAGAAAATTATGTTCAATCATTTGAGTCTATTACTCGTGAAAATGAGAGAAGAGAACAATTGAATCAATATTTGAGGAATCTGTCAAGTGACACCAATCAGATGACAGCACAGTCTTTTGGCTATGTTCAGGGGGATAGTTTAGCAAGTGATTTTGAATCACTAAAACAACAGTTTGAAAGATATCAGGATTTAAGAAGTCAAGCAAATCAAGTTGATAAAAATTTAAATGATTTAACGCAACTTAGGAAGAATTTAGGTAATCGATTTAATGAATTACGTCAACATCACCATGTTGTTGAGAATAAGTGTCCGTTTTGTGATTCCCAGTTTCAATCATTTGAAGATTTAAAGAAATCTTACGATAATTATAATGCGTACCTAACTAGTATTTCATCTCAGAGTAGTCAACAATTGCAAGCAATTCAATTATCAATAGACTCCTCAATTCAGCAAGTTAAACAAAAAATCACCGCTGAAATAAACAACCTTACTACCGACATAGATGAGAGGCTATTAGCTAAATTACAAGAATTACATGATAAATATGAACGTTATTCTCAAAATATTAATGGATTTAAAACTTTTATTCAGCTGTATACAGCCATATTACCTTATCCGTTGGGGAGTTTGGAATTTGAAGTTTATAATAGGCAGTATCAGTTTAACTTACAAGAATTCCGATCTAATTTAGTAGTTGATGATGACATTTACCGTTTAGTAGTAGATGTTAATAATCAAGAAATTACAAACAGATTTGAAGAATTGAAAAGAGAATTTCCTGAATTACAATTAGAGACATACCAGTTGAATCAAATACCGAATCAAAAAATAAGTAAATCTATGCTTGATACAAGGTTATCTGAATTGAAACAATATATTAACTCTCAAATTGATGATAGGTATGCAATCAATGAGAATCTGATAATGGATACTGAGAATATCTTTCCTATGTATTTTCAAAATGACGTTAAACTGTTAGAGAGTACTAGTATTGAAGCTCTGGAGCAGAAAAAACTTTACCTCAATAAGCAACATAATTTAGTTCAAAATCAGCGGTTCCAAGATTTATCTCATCAGATAGATATATTAGAAAAAACTGAAGTAAGATTGAAAGAATTAAACATGGTATATAAAGAAGAGGTGAGGCAGTTTAAAATAAGTATTGTAAAACAGCTGCGTATTCCATTTTTTATCTATTCTGCAAAAATGTTGCAAAACTATCAACAGGGAATGGGAATTTTTTTAACTTATAGAAAAACGAGTGAGGACGACGCTACTAAGAAGATGATTATTAGGTTTAAATCGGATTCTAGTAATGACCATGATGCAATGAATCAATTAAGTACAGGTCAACTGGCAGTTGTCTCGCTTGCATTTACTCTTTCTTTGAATACGATGTTCAAGCTATCTGATAATTTGAATTTCTTAATGATAGATGACCCTATTCAGGATATGGATGCGATGAATGTACTATCATTTATCGAGATTTTACGTCATGGTATTATTGAAAAATATCAAATTATTTTATCAACCTATTGTGATCAGAATGCGCTATTTATGGGATATAAATTTGCTAATTCAAATCCTCAACCTGATATCCAGTATAAAAATGTGCGTGAATTACAAGGACAATAA
- a CDS encoding IS1182 family transposase has translation MHIHYNTNQTTLPLEISSFLPQDHLVFTIERVVNTLEDCHFHAFYHAFGRPSYHPKMLVSALLFAYSQGIFSGRKIEKMMVENLAMQYLTGQLVVSYRTINRFRVAEGMEELIRNLFIDLNLRLKMEELVTLDCLFIDGTKIEANANKYSFVWKKATEKFSAKLQEQIQIYFQEEITPLIHQAIKLDEEEPISSEQLLAFAQVLEEELEKLNQDIEETPVKGKDERKTQRRKLKKVLRKVKEDFSVRAEKYENYQETFEGRNSFSKTDPDATFMRMKEDHMKNGQLKAAYNLQIATENQFVLHYDVFSNPTDTKTLLPFLETYPHDLKTVVADAGYGSEENLLRLDEKQVNHLIKYAVFDKEQKRRYKQSAKNLSNWHYNDKEDSYTHPDGWCYRFHHIKHQKTQTDFQQEIKVYYADEPKSAPQKGLYMNERYQNLKAKECQALLSPEGRQIFAQRKIDVEPVFGQIKACLGYKRCNLRGKRQVRIDMGLVLMANNLLKYNKRTTQN, from the coding sequence ATGCATATTCACTATAACACAAATCAAACAACTTTACCACTAGAAATCAGTTCTTTCTTGCCACAAGACCATCTCGTCTTTACTATTGAAAGAGTGGTAAATACCTTGGAGGATTGTCATTTCCACGCCTTCTATCATGCCTTTGGTCGCCCGTCTTATCACCCTAAAATGCTTGTATCTGCTCTTCTATTTGCCTATTCACAAGGGATTTTCTCTGGACGAAAAATTGAAAAAATGATGGTTGAAAATCTGGCTATGCAGTACCTAACAGGACAGTTAGTTGTCAGCTACCGCACCATCAATCGTTTTCGAGTCGCTGAAGGGATGGAAGAACTCATTCGTAATCTTTTCATCGACCTCAATCTTCGTTTAAAAATGGAAGAATTAGTGACTTTAGATTGTCTGTTTATTGACGGGACTAAGATTGAAGCTAATGCCAACAAGTATAGTTTTGTGTGGAAGAAAGCGACAGAGAAATTCTCCGCCAAACTTCAAGAACAGATACAGATCTATTTTCAAGAAGAAATCACACCCCTTATCCATCAGGCTATTAAGCTGGATGAAGAAGAACCAATTTCTTCAGAGCAGTTGCTTGCATTCGCTCAAGTTCTTGAAGAAGAATTGGAAAAACTGAACCAGGACATTGAGGAGACACCCGTTAAAGGAAAGGATGAACGTAAAACCCAGCGTCGTAAACTCAAGAAAGTCTTGCGTAAAGTCAAGGAGGATTTTTCAGTACGTGCTGAAAAATATGAGAACTATCAGGAGACATTTGAAGGGCGTAACAGTTTTTCCAAAACCGATCCAGATGCCACTTTTATGAGAATGAAAGAAGACCATATGAAAAATGGCCAACTCAAGGCTGCTTATAATCTTCAAATCGCTACTGAAAACCAATTTGTTCTTCACTATGATGTCTTTTCAAATCCGACAGATACCAAGACTCTTCTCCCCTTCCTTGAAACCTATCCGCATGACTTGAAGACAGTTGTCGCAGATGCTGGATATGGAAGTGAAGAGAACCTCCTTCGTTTAGATGAAAAGCAGGTAAACCATCTGATTAAATATGCCGTGTTTGATAAGGAACAAAAGAGAAGGTATAAACAGTCAGCTAAAAACTTATCGAATTGGCACTATAATGACAAGGAGGATAGCTACACACATCCTGATGGCTGGTGCTATCGTTTTCACCATATCAAACATCAGAAAACACAGACGGACTTTCAACAGGAAATCAAGGTTTACTATGCTGATGAACCTAAATCAGCCCCTCAAAAGGGACTGTATATGAACGAACGCTATCAAAACTTGAAAGCTAAAGAATGTCAGGCGCTTTTATCTCCTGAAGGTAGACAGATTTTCGCTCAACGTAAGATTGATGTGGAACCTGTCTTTGGGCAGATAAAGGCTTGTTTGGGTTACAAGAGATGTAATCTGAGGGGCAAGCGTCAAGTGAGAATTGACATGGGATTGGTACTTATGGCTAATAACCTCTTAAAATACAATAAGAGAACGACTCAAAATTAA
- a CDS encoding ABC-three component system protein, giving the protein MKVDRRNAVSSWSGYNHQGKVGIFLAIRELKKLTDAREDYSKYKLIFEKNGGEDVDICYSTAVVSRHQVKAKKDGKYPNDYANVRTINSENCRTGYQILGTTNQDRYLHVICEVNGWDMDKSTFKKSYSGAKYVPNKSKVQLYTYPDGEKYCNLVGGRISPIDDFCIADIKEILKHSNITLSNDEDHIEETLLEINELVSRRISKAHNAGKGVYPVIYFQELNKIITSTEKRQRRSIRRAKNLFALYWNENLDNDADNTVINEILNLAEDDFENLLIDLHPDGKILDLKKINNLDNLVDRYSIKYIFYNFLKWCKEEKFILDNLHYQTNQESFRLSLINAPKAAAGEVKDSIMQNIGLRLIRTIFDTDYLINMNIDGRKFFEEHPIHEEGKEKLESGFVGEVKDNIFSSNLEYIDYENTVRKLKEDQDSDE; this is encoded by the coding sequence ATGAAAGTAGATAGAAGAAATGCAGTATCTAGTTGGAGTGGTTATAATCATCAAGGAAAAGTAGGGATTTTTTTAGCTATTCGAGAACTTAAAAAGTTAACTGATGCTAGAGAGGATTATTCAAAATATAAATTAATATTCGAAAAAAATGGTGGAGAAGATGTTGATATTTGTTACTCGACAGCTGTCGTATCAAGGCATCAGGTAAAAGCAAAGAAAGACGGAAAATATCCAAACGATTATGCAAATGTTAGAACTATAAATTCTGAAAATTGCCGCACAGGATACCAAATTTTGGGGACAACAAATCAAGATAGATATTTACACGTGATCTGTGAAGTTAATGGTTGGGACATGGATAAGAGCACTTTTAAAAAGAGTTACAGTGGTGCTAAGTATGTCCCTAATAAGAGTAAAGTTCAATTATATACTTATCCGGATGGTGAAAAATATTGCAATTTAGTTGGTGGTAGAATCTCTCCAATTGATGATTTTTGTATTGCAGATATTAAAGAAATATTGAAACATTCAAATATTACTTTAAGTAATGATGAGGATCACATAGAGGAGACATTATTAGAAATTAATGAATTGGTTTCCAGACGAATTAGTAAGGCACATAATGCAGGAAAAGGCGTTTATCCTGTTATATATTTTCAAGAGCTAAATAAAATAATAACTTCAACAGAAAAGCGTCAAAGGCGGTCTATTAGAAGAGCGAAAAATCTCTTTGCACTTTATTGGAATGAAAATTTGGATAATGATGCTGATAATACAGTTATAAATGAAATTCTAAACTTAGCCGAAGACGATTTTGAAAATCTATTAATTGACTTACATCCAGATGGGAAAATTTTAGATCTAAAAAAAATTAACAATCTGGATAATTTAGTTGATAGATATAGCATTAAATATATTTTTTATAATTTTTTAAAATGGTGTAAAGAAGAAAAATTCATATTAGATAATTTGCATTATCAAACTAATCAGGAGTCATTTAGATTAAGTTTGATCAATGCACCAAAAGCGGCTGCTGGGGAAGTAAAAGATAGTATTATGCAAAATATAGGACTTAGACTTATAAGAACTATTTTTGATACAGATTATTTAATCAATATGAATATTGATGGTAGAAAATTTTTTGAAGAGCACCCTATTCATGAAGAAGGGAAGGAAAAATTGGAGTCTGGTTTTGTAGGAGAGGTGAAGGACAATATATTTTCATCCAATTTGGAATATATCGATTATGAAAATACTGTTCGAAAATTGAAGGAGGATCAAGACAGTGATGAATAA
- a CDS encoding thrombospondin type 3 repeat-containing protein: MNPKIIYEKDSDHDGLTDAQELALGTNPHAIDSDGAGQADLEELQSGHSPLVPQKELCDSLEL; encoded by the coding sequence ATGAATCCAAAAATCATTTATGAAAAGGATTCAGACCATGATGGTTTGACAGATGCTCAGGAATTAGCTCTGGGAACTAATCCGCATGCGATTGACTCAGATGGAGCTGGTCAAGCTGATTTAGAGGAGCTGCAATCTGGACATTCACCACTAGTTCCACAAAAGGAGTTGTGTGATAGCTTGGAACTTTGA
- a CDS encoding ABC-three component system middle component 1, translating into MRVDNLEEDYNRFKNITMKIEEDEYYFRKYVIFYTEDGLSKIEPSTQSLLNYIQSESSENESLFDKFENNMFFDDAYFIAMQLIVKLPFISLPHSDNRFEVIEDRIKTRIEREGLIDKENQVDQILDLFDENKISEQLGDETNSILASLYQILGD; encoded by the coding sequence GTGAGAGTTGATAATCTTGAAGAAGATTATAATAGATTTAAAAATATAACAATGAAAATAGAAGAGGACGAATATTATTTCAGAAAATATGTTATTTTCTATACTGAAGATGGGCTCAGTAAAATAGAGCCTAGTACTCAATCTTTGCTGAATTATATTCAATCTGAGAGTTCTGAAAATGAAAGTTTATTTGACAAATTTGAAAATAATATGTTTTTTGATGATGCTTATTTTATCGCTATGCAATTAATTGTCAAGTTACCATTTATTTCTCTTCCTCATTCAGATAATCGCTTCGAAGTGATTGAAGATAGAATTAAAACTCGCATTGAACGCGAAGGTTTAATAGATAAGGAAAATCAGGTAGATCAAATCTTAGATTTATTTGATGAAAATAAAATTAGTGAACAACTTGGAGATGAAACGAATAGTATATTGGCTAGTTTATATCAAATTTTAGGAGACTGA
- a CDS encoding DUF5966 family protein, with protein MLEQILQSLLIIAVIGLILLVLYELVKVSDALFLIGIISGLVFIEIYGIYLFFTERYLYIEDLATNGIWSFTGFFIVFNILLALGIVTKVVRSRMA; from the coding sequence ATGTTGGAACAAATTCTACAAAGCCTTCTGATTATCGCAGTAATTGGACTGATACTGCTTGTCCTTTATGAGCTTGTGAAAGTTTCAGATGCTTTGTTTCTTATCGGAATCATCAGTGGATTAGTCTTTATTGAAATCTATGGAATTTACCTCTTTTTCACAGAGAGATACCTCTATATTGAAGATTTAGCCACTAATGGTATTTGGAGTTTTACAGGATTTTTTATTGTTTTTAATATTCTGCTGGCACTTGGTATTGTGACAAAAGTTGTGAGAAGTAGAATGGCATGA